Proteins encoded together in one Falco biarmicus isolate bFalBia1 chromosome 4, bFalBia1.pri, whole genome shotgun sequence window:
- the CHST13 gene encoding carbohydrate sulfotransferase 13 — protein sequence MRRSRAPRLALAAGLGSFLLVVFYFQSSLSPATEDGVMRSTWQGKAGRSPLQALYESDQFEQSSLQAVHQQRRELLSNICNRYTRKRRLLRPDDLRHLVVDDTHGLLYCYVPKVACTNWKRVMMVLTGQGKYRDPLEIPANEAHVSSNLRTLSEYSVPEINHRLRSYLKFIFVREPFERLVSAYRNKFTRSYNTAFHKRYGTKIIRRHRQEPSDKALERGDDVRFEEFVYYLLDPRTQREEPFNEHWERVHSLCHPCIVHYDVVGKYETLAEDANYILQLVGADTSIKFPSSSKTTRTTDDMTAQFFHDISPFYQRRLFNLYKMDYLLFNYSIPSYLRIR from the exons CCACAGAAGATGGGGTTATGAGATCCACCTGGCAGGGGAAGGCCGGTCGCAGCCCGCTCCAGGCCTTGTATGAGAGTGACCAG tttGAGCAGTCATCGCTGCAGGCAGTTCACCAGCAGAGACGGGAGCTGTTGAGCAACATCTGCAACCGTTACACCCGCAAGCGGCGTCTCCTGCGGCCGGATGACTTGCGGCACTTGGTGGTGGATGACACGCATGGGCTGCTCTACTGCTACGTGCCCAAAGTGGCCTGCACTAACTGGAAGCGGGTGATGATGGTCTTGACGGGGCAAGGCAAATACCGGGACCCACTGGAAATCCCTGCCAATGAGGCCCACGTCTCGTCCAACCTGCGCACCCTCTCCGAGTACAGCGTCCCTGAGATCAACCACCGCCTGCGCAGCTACCTCAAGTTCATCTTCGTGCGGGAGCCCTTTGAGCGCCTGGTCTCAGCGTACCGCAATAAGTTTACCCGCAGCTACAACACAGCTTTCCACAAGCGCTACGGGACCAAGATCATCCGGCGGCACCGGCAGGAGCCCAGCGACAAGGCCCTGGAGCGCGGGGACGATGTGCGCTTTGAGGAGTTTGTCTACTACCTGCTGGATCCACGGACGCAGCGGGAGGAGCCCTTCAATGAGCACTGGGAGCGGGTGCACTCCCTCTGCCATCCCTGCATCGTCCACTACGATGTGGTGGGCAAGTATGAGACCTTGGCTGAAGATGCCAACTACATCCTTCAGCTGGTTGGGGCCGACACGAGCATCAAGTTCCCATCTTCATCCAAGACCACCAGGACGACAGACGACATGACGGCCCAGTTCTTCCACGACATTAGCCCTTTCTACCAAAGGAGACTCTTTAATTTATACAAAATGGACTACTTGCTCTTCAATTACTCCATCCCCTCGTACCTCCGCATCCGATGA